One segment of Pseudanabaena sp. FACHB-2040 DNA contains the following:
- a CDS encoding aminotransferase class I/II-fold pyridoxal phosphate-dependent enzyme, producing the protein MKTLNLSEQTLSQIFYGIDLQVKKNLERVLAAFRQFRVGSHHFSGVSGYGHGDLGRQTLDQVFAAVMEAEAAAVRVQFVSGTHAIACALFGVLRPGDEMLAVAGAPYDTMEEVIGLRETGQGSLKEFGIRYRQLELTATGTIDWAALATAVRPDTRLVLIQRSCGYSWRPSLTIAEIEKIVALVKQQNPDTVCFVDNCYGEFVEDREPTAVGADLIAGSLIKNPGGTIATTGGYVAGRADLVEAATCRLTAPGIGSSGGATLNQNRLFFQGFFLAPQMVGEAMKGNYLIASTFHDLGYAVNPPMDAPQRDVIQAVRLGTPKKLVAFCKAVQRHSPIDSYVEPVPAGMPGYESELVMAGGTFIDGSTSELSADGPLREPYIVYCQGGTHWSHVAIALEAAVAAIGPAQ; encoded by the coding sequence TTGAAAACACTTAATTTATCAGAACAGACACTATCTCAGATTTTTTATGGAATTGACCTCCAGGTCAAGAAAAATTTGGAGCGGGTGCTGGCGGCTTTTCGCCAGTTTCGGGTCGGTAGCCACCATTTCTCGGGGGTTTCGGGCTACGGGCATGGTGACTTGGGGCGGCAGACGCTCGATCAGGTGTTTGCGGCGGTTATGGAGGCCGAGGCTGCAGCGGTAAGGGTGCAGTTTGTCTCGGGTACGCATGCGATCGCATGTGCTCTCTTTGGCGTGCTGCGACCCGGCGATGAGATGCTGGCCGTAGCCGGGGCTCCTTACGACACTATGGAAGAAGTCATCGGCCTGCGGGAGACAGGGCAAGGATCGCTCAAGGAGTTTGGCATTCGCTATCGCCAGTTGGAGCTGACCGCCACCGGTACGATAGACTGGGCCGCGCTGGCAACTGCTGTACGTCCTGACACCCGGCTGGTGCTGATCCAGCGATCCTGTGGCTATAGTTGGCGGCCTAGCCTGACAATTGCCGAGATTGAAAAAATTGTGGCTTTGGTGAAGCAGCAAAATCCTGATACCGTCTGCTTTGTAGACAACTGCTACGGAGAATTTGTAGAAGATCGCGAACCAACAGCGGTAGGAGCCGATCTTATAGCCGGATCGCTGATTAAAAACCCTGGCGGCACAATTGCGACAACGGGTGGCTATGTGGCCGGACGGGCCGATCTGGTAGAGGCCGCTACTTGCCGTTTAACTGCCCCTGGCATTGGCAGCAGCGGCGGCGCTACGCTAAATCAGAACCGACTGTTTTTCCAAGGTTTCTTCCTAGCGCCTCAGATGGTCGGAGAGGCCATGAAGGGCAACTATTTGATTGCCTCTACCTTCCATGATTTGGGCTATGCCGTCAATCCTCCGATGGACGCACCTCAGCGGGACGTAATTCAAGCCGTACGGCTGGGCACACCAAAAAAGCTAGTTGCCTTTTGTAAGGCGGTGCAGCGACACTCTCCCATAGACTCCTATGTAGAACCAGTACCAGCGGGAATGCCGGGGTACGAGAGTGAGCTGGTGATGGCAGGCGGTACTTTCATTGATGGTAGCACCTCTGAGTTGTCTGCCGATGGCCCCCTGCGAGAGCCTTACATCGTCTACTGCCAGGGCGGTACTCATTGGAGCCATGTTGCGATCGCATTAGAAGCTGCCGTTGCCGCCATTGGCCCCGCCCAGTAA
- a CDS encoding class I SAM-dependent methyltransferase — protein MTSTSVDQGIQRHIPIIGDINTKSSLAYMATRGAVGIVNGLQMALGESYINGLEIPDPALKAIFHTSLSTLFKNFPALLAPYEWVLHETENVAEGANDLMKVHYDRPQAMLNQMLGNWDVIYPKYSMALWEKGAANLEQAQMQMIDDLIEKLDIQDGDNVLDFGCGWGCIPNYVMSKFPNVRFTGVNLSHEQCDYMRHKMQDPKSYLSSGRFTLVEGDINQVELKESFDKVLSVGVFCHVGNLTHAFKKVATLLKPGGKFFLHIITVRTPNNVSSAYTHKYIFPHGRYWSFDTPPSINKDLKTIKRWYLNGINYHKTMAAWLQNFDDSYEEIKDLDYGIDFEKFRRIWRFYLIWLCTSFATCDGEINGNGQFLMVHA, from the coding sequence ATGACAAGCACTTCTGTCGATCAAGGTATCCAGCGACATATTCCAATTATTGGCGACATTAATACAAAGAGCTCCCTGGCTTACATGGCGACTCGTGGAGCTGTAGGTATTGTTAACGGGCTGCAGATGGCCCTGGGAGAGTCTTACATCAACGGTCTGGAGATTCCCGATCCGGCGTTGAAAGCTATTTTCCACACGTCTCTATCTACTTTGTTTAAAAACTTCCCCGCACTGCTTGCGCCCTATGAATGGGTTCTACACGAAACCGAGAATGTAGCGGAAGGGGCAAACGACCTGATGAAGGTTCATTACGACCGCCCTCAGGCAATGCTTAATCAAATGCTAGGAAACTGGGACGTAATTTACCCCAAATACAGCATGGCGCTGTGGGAAAAGGGAGCAGCTAATCTCGAGCAGGCTCAAATGCAGATGATTGATGACTTGATTGAGAAGCTGGATATTCAAGATGGAGACAATGTCTTAGATTTTGGCTGTGGTTGGGGATGCATCCCTAACTATGTCATGTCTAAGTTTCCTAACGTTAGATTTACCGGGGTTAATCTTAGCCATGAGCAGTGCGACTACATGCGCCACAAGATGCAGGACCCAAAGAGCTATCTCAGTTCGGGGCGCTTTACGTTAGTTGAAGGAGACATTAACCAGGTTGAGTTGAAGGAATCTTTTGATAAGGTGCTTTCAGTGGGCGTCTTTTGCCATGTAGGAAATTTAACCCATGCCTTTAAGAAGGTGGCTACTCTTCTCAAGCCGGGCGGAAAATTCTTCCTGCACATTATTACGGTGCGGACCCCCAACAACGTCTCTAGCGCTTATACCCACAAGTACATATTTCCGCACGGGCGCTACTGGAGTTTTGATACGCCTCCGAGTATTAACAAAGATCTGAAAACAATAAAACGGTGGTATCTCAACGGCATTAACTACCATAAAACTATGGCTGCCTGGCTACAGAATTTTGACGATAGCTATGAGGAAATTAAGGACTTAGACTACGGCATTGACTTCGAGAAGTTTCGCCGTATTTGGCGGTTTTATCTCATCTGGTTATGTACCAGCTTTGCCACTTGTGATGGCGAGATCAACGGTAATGGCCAGTTCCTCATGGTGCATGCTTAG
- a CDS encoding fatty acid desaturase, whose translation MTVATAARPAINWPTSIFMVAVHAGALFALLPSNFRWSAVGVALFLHWFTGCLGITLGWHRLIAHRSFQVPKWLEYFFVFCGSLACQHGPIEWIGLHRHHHTHSDQPSDHHDSNKGFWWSHMGWLLREVPAQEEIDRYVRDIATDPVYLFFNKYFFPLQVVLGVLLYALGGWPFVVWGIFVRLVVVYHCTWLVNSATHKFGYRSYQTEDKSTNCWWVAVVTYGEGWHNNHHAFQYSARHGLKWWEIDMTWMVINFLQMVGLARKVKLVDSAEASA comes from the coding sequence ATGACTGTTGCTACTGCTGCTCGCCCCGCGATTAACTGGCCGACCTCCATCTTTATGGTGGCAGTTCACGCTGGGGCACTATTTGCTTTGCTCCCCAGCAACTTCAGGTGGTCGGCCGTTGGCGTTGCGCTGTTTCTCCACTGGTTCACCGGCTGCCTCGGTATTACCCTAGGATGGCATCGCCTGATTGCCCACCGTAGTTTTCAGGTGCCCAAATGGCTAGAATACTTTTTCGTCTTCTGCGGTAGCCTAGCCTGCCAGCATGGGCCAATTGAGTGGATCGGGCTCCACCGACATCACCACACCCACTCTGATCAGCCCAGCGACCACCATGATTCCAACAAAGGGTTCTGGTGGAGTCACATGGGTTGGCTGTTGAGAGAGGTTCCGGCCCAAGAAGAAATTGACCGTTATGTCCGAGACATTGCCACCGATCCGGTCTACCTTTTCTTTAATAAATACTTTTTTCCTCTACAGGTGGTTTTGGGGGTTCTGCTCTATGCTCTGGGAGGTTGGCCCTTCGTCGTTTGGGGCATTTTTGTTCGCCTAGTTGTGGTCTATCACTGCACTTGGCTGGTCAACAGCGCTACCCATAAGTTTGGCTACCGCAGCTACCAAACCGAGGACAAGTCCACTAACTGCTGGTGGGTAGCTGTCGTCACCTATGGTGAAGGTTGGCACAACAACCACCACGCCTTCCAGTACTCAGCCCGACACGGCCTTAAATGGTGGGAAATCGACATGACCTGGATGGTCATTAATTTTCTGCAAATGGTTGGCCTAGCCCGCAAAGTGAAGCTGGTGGATAGCGCCGAGGCTTCAGCTTAA
- a CDS encoding acyl-CoA desaturase produces the protein MTGLSWQALLWGFMLYVVRMLGITGIYHRLIIHKSYQAPAVVKWVGSFIASSAGQMGPNWWKGHHIQGHHNHSDMAGDRHSPYTPYTGLRGFLWAQFGWLLTGDSMPHSLPADVEADWGLKLIDRFHFVPLLLLGAVSFWIGGLEFLGAFFLSTTILFHGVALVNSLAHIVGEQPFVTTDQSRNNWFVAVATLGEGWHNLHHAFQWSARHGFSVRDGKVVYLPDPTYWFILLLEKLNLASDLKLPSEVELLQAASETGALQKA, from the coding sequence ATGACAGGTCTATCTTGGCAGGCCCTCCTCTGGGGGTTCATGCTCTACGTAGTCAGAATGCTTGGCATTACAGGTATCTACCATCGACTAATTATTCACAAGTCCTACCAAGCACCGGCAGTTGTGAAGTGGGTGGGCAGCTTCATTGCATCTTCTGCCGGTCAAATGGGGCCTAATTGGTGGAAAGGGCATCATATTCAGGGGCATCATAATCATTCTGATATGGCGGGCGATCGCCACTCCCCCTATACACCCTATACAGGACTTAGAGGCTTTCTTTGGGCTCAGTTTGGCTGGCTTTTGACAGGTGATTCTATGCCCCATAGCTTACCTGCTGATGTCGAAGCAGATTGGGGTTTAAAGCTGATAGATCGCTTTCACTTTGTTCCGCTACTTCTTCTAGGAGCCGTTTCATTTTGGATAGGTGGACTTGAGTTCTTAGGAGCTTTTTTCCTAAGCACTACAATCCTTTTTCATGGTGTTGCTCTAGTTAATTCCCTGGCTCATATTGTTGGCGAACAACCCTTTGTAACAACTGACCAGAGCCGAAACAACTGGTTTGTTGCAGTTGCTACATTGGGTGAGGGCTGGCACAATCTGCATCACGCTTTTCAGTGGTCAGCTCGTCATGGATTTTCCGTGAGAGACGGCAAAGTAGTGTATTTACCAGACCCTACCTACTGGTTTATTCTTCTTCTAGAAAAACTGAATTTAGCGTCTGATCTTAAGCTTCCTTCTGAGGTAGAACTCCTGCAGGCTGCCAGTGAGACTGGCGCACTTCAGAAAGCTTAG
- a CDS encoding glutamate-5-semialdehyde dehydrogenase, translated as MTLTGSSSDLTYAIYQVRQASRKLFESGAVSQSHLLEVMASELEKNQDEVLEANTLDLEASLEMAVPERVLDWLKLTPERIQTTAKILRRLSSLGDPRVLAQQPLRRMNQSATGYGQVVPLGVIGLVYEAFPELTAIAAGLCVRTGNGLILKGGNEASQSNQAITQILHRALDRVNLPEDCILSLSSDQGDAARTQLVQSEGVDLIIPYGRPSLIQQVLRQATISVLPTAMGNCYLYWAASGELETVFKLILDSHRGEPDAVNAIEKVLIHESHSPASVAQLCRQLWEQGFELRGDNALLDTLPDLLPLDSAEWDQSYLEKMVALRRVDSLETAAALINRHSSGHADCLATESYREAYRFTQAVQSAAVYINASPRFSRNPTQASAISLGMTSQRWRGSGFIGLEALMTVKHVIQGI; from the coding sequence ATGACCCTGACTGGATCTTCTTCTGACTTAACTTACGCAATCTACCAGGTCCGGCAAGCTTCTCGGAAACTTTTCGAGTCGGGTGCTGTCAGCCAAAGCCACCTGTTAGAGGTGATGGCCAGTGAGCTGGAGAAAAACCAAGATGAGGTGCTAGAGGCCAACACGCTTGATCTGGAAGCCAGTCTGGAGATGGCTGTGCCGGAGCGGGTTCTGGACTGGCTAAAGCTCACCCCAGAGCGCATTCAAACCACCGCTAAAATCCTGCGGCGGCTAAGCTCGCTGGGCGATCCGCGAGTGTTGGCTCAGCAGCCCTTGAGGCGCATGAACCAGTCAGCTACGGGCTATGGGCAGGTTGTGCCGCTGGGAGTGATTGGCCTGGTTTACGAAGCATTTCCAGAGCTAACTGCGATCGCAGCTGGGCTTTGTGTACGAACCGGCAATGGCCTAATCTTGAAAGGCGGCAATGAGGCTAGCCAGAGCAATCAGGCTATCACCCAGATTCTGCACCGAGCATTGGATCGGGTCAACCTACCCGAAGACTGCATTCTCTCGCTGTCGTCTGATCAGGGCGATGCGGCCCGTACTCAGCTGGTTCAATCTGAAGGGGTTGACCTGATTATTCCTTACGGCCGCCCCTCCCTGATTCAGCAAGTGTTGCGGCAGGCGACTATTTCTGTTTTGCCCACGGCGATGGGCAACTGCTATCTGTACTGGGCCGCTTCGGGGGAATTGGAGACGGTCTTTAAGCTTATTTTAGACAGCCATCGAGGCGAGCCCGACGCCGTTAACGCGATTGAAAAAGTTCTGATTCACGAAAGCCACAGTCCTGCATCAGTTGCTCAGCTTTGCCGCCAGCTTTGGGAGCAGGGCTTTGAGTTGCGGGGCGATAACGCTCTGCTGGATACCCTGCCCGATCTATTGCCTCTAGACAGTGCCGAGTGGGACCAGTCCTACTTAGAAAAGATGGTGGCGCTGCGCCGAGTAGACAGCTTGGAAACCGCTGCTGCCCTGATCAACCGCCACAGCAGCGGCCATGCTGACTGCCTAGCTACAGAATCTTACCGGGAGGCTTATAGGTTTACCCAGGCGGTGCAGAGCGCAGCGGTTTATATCAATGCTTCTCCCCGCTTTTCCCGCAACCCAACTCAGGCATCGGCTATTTCCCTCGGCATGACCTCCCAACGCTGGCGGGGCAGCGGCTTTATTGGCCTAGAAGCGCTGATGACCGTTAAGCACGTCATTCAAGGCATTTAA
- the hisG gene encoding ATP phosphoribosyltransferase, protein MLTIALPKGALLDDSIRLFQSVGLDFSLFKDKANRQLQIADPTGQANALLVRAQDVPVYVEYGQAQLGIVGYDVLREKQPNVANLADLGFGGCRMSVAVKASSSYRSALDLAPHSRVASKFVHCAREYFQSLDLPVEIVPLYGSVELGPITGMSEAIVDLVSTGKTLRENNLMELEILYQSTARLIAHPLSYRINADGLNDIIEKLRQQVNVPA, encoded by the coding sequence ATGCTAACCATTGCACTGCCCAAAGGGGCACTATTAGACGACAGTATTCGTTTGTTTCAATCCGTGGGCCTAGACTTTAGTTTGTTTAAGGACAAAGCCAACCGCCAGCTTCAGATCGCTGACCCCACAGGCCAGGCTAATGCGCTGCTAGTCAGGGCTCAGGATGTGCCTGTTTATGTGGAATATGGCCAAGCCCAGCTCGGCATTGTGGGCTACGACGTGCTGCGGGAAAAGCAGCCTAATGTGGCGAACCTAGCTGATTTAGGCTTTGGCGGCTGCCGCATGTCTGTAGCTGTCAAGGCTAGCAGCTCCTACCGTTCGGCGTTAGACTTAGCTCCCCATAGTCGGGTAGCCTCCAAGTTTGTCCACTGTGCCCGTGAGTACTTTCAAAGTTTGGATCTGCCGGTAGAAATTGTGCCCCTCTACGGTTCGGTAGAATTGGGGCCGATTACGGGCATGTCTGAAGCGATCGTTGATTTGGTTTCCACCGGCAAGACTCTCCGGGAAAATAACTTGATGGAGCTAGAGATTCTCTACCAAAGCACTGCCCGGCTGATTGCCCACCCCCTCAGCTACCGCATTAACGCCGATGGGCTAAACGACATTATTGAAAAGCTGCGTCAGCAGGTTAACGTGCCTGCTTAA